A region from the Drosophila bipectinata strain 14024-0381.07 chromosome 3R, DbipHiC1v2, whole genome shotgun sequence genome encodes:
- the Kaz-m1 gene encoding enhancer of split M1 protein yields MMSQTFTLCCLVLVASVSANTVSTNDTDCPKFCPSLYKPVCATDGLNFKEFASDCNLLSHNCRRERNSLQAYAATDAAWCSSEFVENLHEKLGNFKLEVQECFKPCSMIYQPVCVTNGKYRAELSNSCLLDNFNCALRVSGAQPAENFRILRDQKC; encoded by the exons ATGATGAGCCAAACTTTTACACTCTGCTGCCTTGTTTTGGTGGCCTCCGTATCCGCCAACACGGTCTCCACCAACGACACGGACTGCCCCAAGTTCTGCCCCTCCCTTTACAAGCCGGTGTGCGCCACTGACGGATTGAACTTCAAGGAATTCGCCAGCGACTGCAACCTCCTGAGCCACAACTGCCGTCGCGAGAGGAACAGCCTGCAGG CCTATGCTGCCACCGATGCCGCTTGGTGCAGCTCCGAGTTTGTGGAGAATCTGCACGAGAAACTGGGCAACTTCAAGCTGGAGGTCCAGGAGTGCTTCAAGCCCTGCTCGATGATCTACCAGCCGGTGTGCGTTACCAATGGCAAGTACCGTGCCGAGCTGAGCAACTCCTGCCTGCTGGACAACTTCAACTGTGCTCTGCGGGTCAGCGGCGCCCAACCCGCCGAGAACTTCCGCATTCTGCGCGACCAAAAATGCTAG
- the E(spl)m2-BFM gene encoding enhancer of split M2 protein, with the protein MYLDTKNLTASGNTSTVTVSDSSSKSLRRMRKVWLPLRRLLAVGGKGRPTHPTLAHPNNVDLNNTQSQQPQQPQEEAESKSTPEELVHKYGLELRTQPLEEEVSLMQPPNTPTLISSVYVEKVSSQGCRNCQHGRNCQHTHHNNSSSSSSNINLNINTSTSATQLPSAFWDLQLPLQYLSTDNGTFFWANSQERVDDDLLNAWLCQSFSQLPGTLC; encoded by the coding sequence ATGTATCTGGATACGAAAAACCTGACCGCCAGCGGAAACACATCCACAGTGACAGTGTCGGACTCGAGCTCGAAATCTCTGCGGCGCATGCGCAAAGTATGGCTGCCACTTCGCAGACTGTTGGCAGTGGGTGGCAAGGGTCGACCCACCCACCCGACCTTGGCCCATCCCAACAACGTGGATCTGAACAACACACAGtcgcagcagccgcagcaacCACAAGAGGAGGCGGAGAGCAAGTCAACTCCCGAGGAGCTCGTCCACAAATATGGCTTGGAACTGCGCACACAGCCCCTGGAGGAGGAGGTCTCACTTATGCAACCGCCCAACACGCCCACTTTGATCAGCAGTGTCTACGTGGAGAAGGTCAGCTCCCAAGGATGTCGAAACTGTCAACACGGACGCAACTGCCAGCACACACATCACAACaactccagcagcagcagcagcaacatcaacctCAACATCAACACATCAACAAGTGCAACACAGTTGCCCAGCGCCTTCTGGGATCTGCAGTTGCCATTGCAATACCTTAGCACAGACAACGGCACCTTCTTTTGGGCCAACTCCCAGGAGCGAGTGGACGACGATCTCCTGAACGCCTGGCTGTGTCAGAGTTTCAGCCAACTCCCCGGCACCCTGTGTTAG
- the E(spl)m3-HLH gene encoding enhancer of split m3 protein translates to MVMEMSKTYQYRKVMKPLLERKRRARINKCLDDLKDLMVECLQQEGEHVTRLEKADILELTVDHMRKLKQRGGLSLQGVGSGGGNSPPPATSTAHVESFRSGYVHAADQITQVLLQTQQTDEIGRKIMKFLSTRLIELQTQLLQHQQHQSPQHPQSLGRLAFPLLGGYGQAAAAAAAGYNAFLAGKDELIDVTSVDGAAMSETASVSSHESGASEPVWRPW, encoded by the coding sequence atgGTCATGGAGATGTCCAAGACGTATCAGTACCGCAAGGTGATGAAGCCGCTGCTGGAGCGCAAGCGCCGGGCCAGGATCAACAAGTGCCTGGACGATCTCAAGGACCTGATGGTGGAGTGCCTGCAGCAGGAGGGCGAGCACGTCACACGGCTGGAGAAGGCCGATATTCTCGAGCTGACAGTGGATCATATGCGAAAGTTGAAGCAGCGCGGAGGACTTTCGCTTCAGGGTGTCGGGTCCGGCGGTGGTAATAGCCCACCCCCCGCAACGAGCACGGCACACGTGGAGTCGTTTCGCTCCGGCTACGTCCACGCAGCCGATCAGATTACGCAGGTCCTGTTGCAAACGCAGCAAACCGATGAGATTGGCCGCAAGATTATGAAATTCCTATCGACGCGACTGATTGAGTTGCAGACTCAATTActgcaacaccagcaacaccaGAGCCCACAGCATCCGCAATCCCTTGGCCGACTAGCCTTCCCGCTTCTGGGTGGTTATGGGCAGgcggctgccgctgccgccgccggcTACAACGCATTTCTGGCCGGCAAGGACGAGCTAATTGACGTGACCTCCGTCGACGGAGCGGCGATGTCGGAGACGGCGTCGGTCAGCTCTCACGAGTCCGGCGCCTCGGAGCCCGTCTGGAGGCCCTGGTAA
- the E(spl)m4-BFM gene encoding enhancer of split m4 protein: MCQNKTNTMTIKSNKKLSYSVKKLLQKIFKQQQVEEEQNLKNTLKANSLESLESIENSRNADLESTASVCLSMESCENEANERLSASCDIEDYELEQLPTVPVHFVRTAHGTFFWTAASDLPADNDLIEPLYCSTANEIAVAQFQDRWVQA, translated from the coding sequence ATGTGCCAGAACAAGACCAACACCATGACCATCAAGTCGAACAAGAAGCTGTCCTACAGCGTCAAGAAACTGCTCCAGAAAATCTTCAAGCAGCAGCAAGTCGAGGAGGAGCAGAACCTGAAGAACACCCTCAAAGCCAACTCCCTCGAGTCGCTCGAATCCATCGAGAACAGCCGCAACGCCGACCTCGAGTCCACCGCCTCCGTCTGCCTTTCCATGGAGTCCTGCGAGAACGAAGCCAACGAGCGCCTCTCCGCCTCCTGCGACATCGAGGACTACGAGCTGGAGCAACTGCCCACCGTCCCAGTTCACTTCGTCCGCACCGCTCACGGCACCTTCTTCTGGACCGCCGCCTCCGATCTGCCAGCCGACAACGACCTGATCGAGCCCCTCTACTGCAGCACCGCCAACGAGATCGCTGTGGCTCAGTTCCAGGATCGTTGGGTTCAGGCCTAA